A genomic segment from Canis aureus isolate CA01 chromosome 4, VMU_Caureus_v.1.0, whole genome shotgun sequence encodes:
- the PAIP1 gene encoding polyadenylate-binding protein-interacting protein 1 isoform X2 produces MSDGFDRAPEPTRPQRAPPSSQDNIPPQNSESAMAKPQVVVAPVLMSKLSANAPEFYPSGYSSNYTDSYEDGCEDYPTLPEYVQDFLNHLTEQPGSFETEIEQFAETLNGWVTTDDALQELVELIYQQATSIPNFSYMGARLCNYLSHHLTISPQSGNFRQLLLQRCRTEYEVKDQAAKGDEVTRKRFHAFVLFLGELYLNLELIPETDYTSFNFEDLIVSTTENTHESTIKCTSCCQCICKIKGTNGQVTRADILQVGLRELLNALFSNPMDDNLICAVKLLKLTGSVLEDAWKEKGKNDMEEIIQRIENVVLDANCSRDVKQMLLKLVELRSSNWGRVHATSTYREATPENDPNYFMNEPTFYTSDGVPFTAADPDYQEKYQELLEREDFFPDYEENGTDLSGAGDPYLDDIDDEMDPEIEEAYEKFCLESERKRKQ; encoded by the exons aTGTCGGACGGTTTCGATCGGGCCCCAG AACCAACGAGGCCCCAGAGAGCTCCGCCTAGTTCACAGGATAATATCCCGCCGCAGAACTCGGAGTCGGCAATGGCCAAACCCCAGGTGGTTGTAGCTCCTGTATTGATGTCTAAGCTGTCTGCGAACGCTCCTGAATTTTATCCATCAGGTTACTCTTCTAATTATACA GATTCCTATGAAGATGGTTGTGAGGATTATCCCACTCTACCAGAGTATGTTCAGGATTTTTTGAATCATCTTACAGAGCAGCCTGGCAGTTTTGAAACCGAAATTGAACAGTTTGCAGAGACCCTGAATGGCTGGGTTACAACAGATGATGCTTTGCAAGAACTTGTAGAACTCATCTATCAACAG gcCACATCTATCCCAAATTTCTCTTACATGGGAGCTCGCCTCTGTAATTACCTGTCCCATCATCTGACAATTAGCCCACAGAGTGGCAACTTTCGCCAGTTGCTGCTTCAGAG ATGTCGAACTGAATATGAAGTTAAAGATCAAGCTGCAAAAGGGGACGAAGTGACTCGGAAACGATTCCACGCGTTTGTCCTCTTCCTGGGAGAACTTTACCTTAACCTGGAG tTAATCCCAGAGACAGATTATACCTCCTTTAACTTTGAAGATTTAATTGTAAGCACCACTGAAAATACCCACGAATCCACCATCAAATGTACATCTTGCTGTCAGTGCATCTGCAAG atcAAGGGAACAAATGGACAGGTTACAAGAGCAGATATTCTTCAGGTTGGTCTTCGGGAGTTGCTGAATGCCCTCTTTTCTAATCCTATGGATGACAACTTAATTTGTGCGGTAAAATTACTGAAG TTGACAGGGTCAGTTTTGGAAGATGcctggaaggagaaaggaaagaatgataTGGAAGAAATTATTCAGAGAATTGAAAATGTTGTCCTAGATGCAAATTGCAGCAG AGATGTGAAACAGATGCTCTTGAAGCTTGTAGAACTCCGGTCAAGTAACTGGGGTAGAGTCCATGCAACTTCAACATACAGAGAAGCAACACCAGAAAATGATCCTAACTATTTTATG AATGAACCAACATTTTATACCTCTGATGGTGTTCCTTTCACCGCGGCTGATCCAG aTTACCAAGAGAAATATCAAGAGTTACTTGAAAGAGAAGACTTTTTTCCAGATTATGAAGAAAATGGGACAGATTTATCAGGGGCTGGTGATCC
- the PAIP1 gene encoding polyadenylate-binding protein-interacting protein 1 isoform X4 → MSDGFDRAPEPTRPQRAPPSSQDNIPPQNSESAMAKPQVVVAPVLMSKLSANAPEFYPSGYSSNYTDSYEDGCEDYPTLPEYVQDFLNHLTEQPGSFETEIEQFAETLNGWVTTDDALQELVELIYQQATSIPNFSYMGARLCNYLSHHLTISPQSGNFRQLLLQRCRTEYEVKDQAAKGDEVTRKRFHAFVLFLGELYLNLEIKGTNGQVTRADILQVGLRELLNALFSNPMDDNLICAVKLLKLTGSVLEDAWKEKGKNDMEEIIQRIENVVLDANCSRDVKQMLLKLVELRSSNWGRVHATSTYREATPENDPNYFMNEPTFYTSDGVPFTAADPDYQEKYQELLEREDFFPDYEENGTDLSGAGDPYLDDIDDEMDPEIEEAYEKFCLESERKRKQ, encoded by the exons aTGTCGGACGGTTTCGATCGGGCCCCAG AACCAACGAGGCCCCAGAGAGCTCCGCCTAGTTCACAGGATAATATCCCGCCGCAGAACTCGGAGTCGGCAATGGCCAAACCCCAGGTGGTTGTAGCTCCTGTATTGATGTCTAAGCTGTCTGCGAACGCTCCTGAATTTTATCCATCAGGTTACTCTTCTAATTATACA GATTCCTATGAAGATGGTTGTGAGGATTATCCCACTCTACCAGAGTATGTTCAGGATTTTTTGAATCATCTTACAGAGCAGCCTGGCAGTTTTGAAACCGAAATTGAACAGTTTGCAGAGACCCTGAATGGCTGGGTTACAACAGATGATGCTTTGCAAGAACTTGTAGAACTCATCTATCAACAG gcCACATCTATCCCAAATTTCTCTTACATGGGAGCTCGCCTCTGTAATTACCTGTCCCATCATCTGACAATTAGCCCACAGAGTGGCAACTTTCGCCAGTTGCTGCTTCAGAG ATGTCGAACTGAATATGAAGTTAAAGATCAAGCTGCAAAAGGGGACGAAGTGACTCGGAAACGATTCCACGCGTTTGTCCTCTTCCTGGGAGAACTTTACCTTAACCTGGAG atcAAGGGAACAAATGGACAGGTTACAAGAGCAGATATTCTTCAGGTTGGTCTTCGGGAGTTGCTGAATGCCCTCTTTTCTAATCCTATGGATGACAACTTAATTTGTGCGGTAAAATTACTGAAG TTGACAGGGTCAGTTTTGGAAGATGcctggaaggagaaaggaaagaatgataTGGAAGAAATTATTCAGAGAATTGAAAATGTTGTCCTAGATGCAAATTGCAGCAG AGATGTGAAACAGATGCTCTTGAAGCTTGTAGAACTCCGGTCAAGTAACTGGGGTAGAGTCCATGCAACTTCAACATACAGAGAAGCAACACCAGAAAATGATCCTAACTATTTTATG AATGAACCAACATTTTATACCTCTGATGGTGTTCCTTTCACCGCGGCTGATCCAG aTTACCAAGAGAAATATCAAGAGTTACTTGAAAGAGAAGACTTTTTTCCAGATTATGAAGAAAATGGGACAGATTTATCAGGGGCTGGTGATCC
- the PAIP1 gene encoding polyadenylate-binding protein-interacting protein 1 isoform X1, which yields MSDGFDRAPGAGRGRSRGLGRGGGGPEGGGFPNGAGPAERPPPQPKAPGFLQPPPLRQPRTAPPPGAQCEVPAGPQRPPRPGALPEPTRPQRAPPSSQDNIPPQNSESAMAKPQVVVAPVLMSKLSANAPEFYPSGYSSNYTDSYEDGCEDYPTLPEYVQDFLNHLTEQPGSFETEIEQFAETLNGWVTTDDALQELVELIYQQATSIPNFSYMGARLCNYLSHHLTISPQSGNFRQLLLQRCRTEYEVKDQAAKGDEVTRKRFHAFVLFLGELYLNLEIKGTNGQVTRADILQVGLRELLNALFSNPMDDNLICAVKLLKLTGSVLEDAWKEKGKNDMEEIIQRIENVVLDANCSRDVKQMLLKLVELRSSNWGRVHATSTYREATPENDPNYFMNEPTFYTSDGVPFTAADPDYQEKYQELLEREDFFPDYEENGTDLSGAGDPYLDDIDDEMDPEIEEAYEKFCLESERKRKQ from the exons aTGTCGGACGGTTTCGATCGGGCCCCAGGTGCTGGTCGGGGCCGGAGCCGGGGCCTgggccgcggagggggcgggcCCGAGGGCGGCGGTTTCCCGAACGGAGCGGGGCCTGCGGAGCGGCCGCCGCCGCAGCCCAAAGCCCCGGGCTTCCTGCAGCCGCCGCCGCTGCGCCAGCCCAGGAcggccccgccgcccggggcCCAGTGCGAGGTCCCCGCCGGCCCCCAGAGGCCTCCCCGGCCCGGGGCGCTCCCAG AACCAACGAGGCCCCAGAGAGCTCCGCCTAGTTCACAGGATAATATCCCGCCGCAGAACTCGGAGTCGGCAATGGCCAAACCCCAGGTGGTTGTAGCTCCTGTATTGATGTCTAAGCTGTCTGCGAACGCTCCTGAATTTTATCCATCAGGTTACTCTTCTAATTATACA GATTCCTATGAAGATGGTTGTGAGGATTATCCCACTCTACCAGAGTATGTTCAGGATTTTTTGAATCATCTTACAGAGCAGCCTGGCAGTTTTGAAACCGAAATTGAACAGTTTGCAGAGACCCTGAATGGCTGGGTTACAACAGATGATGCTTTGCAAGAACTTGTAGAACTCATCTATCAACAG gcCACATCTATCCCAAATTTCTCTTACATGGGAGCTCGCCTCTGTAATTACCTGTCCCATCATCTGACAATTAGCCCACAGAGTGGCAACTTTCGCCAGTTGCTGCTTCAGAG ATGTCGAACTGAATATGAAGTTAAAGATCAAGCTGCAAAAGGGGACGAAGTGACTCGGAAACGATTCCACGCGTTTGTCCTCTTCCTGGGAGAACTTTACCTTAACCTGGAG atcAAGGGAACAAATGGACAGGTTACAAGAGCAGATATTCTTCAGGTTGGTCTTCGGGAGTTGCTGAATGCCCTCTTTTCTAATCCTATGGATGACAACTTAATTTGTGCGGTAAAATTACTGAAG TTGACAGGGTCAGTTTTGGAAGATGcctggaaggagaaaggaaagaatgataTGGAAGAAATTATTCAGAGAATTGAAAATGTTGTCCTAGATGCAAATTGCAGCAG AGATGTGAAACAGATGCTCTTGAAGCTTGTAGAACTCCGGTCAAGTAACTGGGGTAGAGTCCATGCAACTTCAACATACAGAGAAGCAACACCAGAAAATGATCCTAACTATTTTATG AATGAACCAACATTTTATACCTCTGATGGTGTTCCTTTCACCGCGGCTGATCCAG aTTACCAAGAGAAATATCAAGAGTTACTTGAAAGAGAAGACTTTTTTCCAGATTATGAAGAAAATGGGACAGATTTATCAGGGGCTGGTGATCC
- the PAIP1 gene encoding polyadenylate-binding protein-interacting protein 1 isoform X3: MAKPQVVVAPVLMSKLSANAPEFYPSGYSSNYTDSYEDGCEDYPTLPEYVQDFLNHLTEQPGSFETEIEQFAETLNGWVTTDDALQELVELIYQQATSIPNFSYMGARLCNYLSHHLTISPQSGNFRQLLLQRCRTEYEVKDQAAKGDEVTRKRFHAFVLFLGELYLNLELIPETDYTSFNFEDLIVSTTENTHESTIKCTSCCQCICKIKGTNGQVTRADILQVGLRELLNALFSNPMDDNLICAVKLLKLTGSVLEDAWKEKGKNDMEEIIQRIENVVLDANCSRDVKQMLLKLVELRSSNWGRVHATSTYREATPENDPNYFMNEPTFYTSDGVPFTAADPDYQEKYQELLEREDFFPDYEENGTDLSGAGDPYLDDIDDEMDPEIEEAYEKFCLESERKRKQ; encoded by the exons ATGGCCAAACCCCAGGTGGTTGTAGCTCCTGTATTGATGTCTAAGCTGTCTGCGAACGCTCCTGAATTTTATCCATCAGGTTACTCTTCTAATTATACA GATTCCTATGAAGATGGTTGTGAGGATTATCCCACTCTACCAGAGTATGTTCAGGATTTTTTGAATCATCTTACAGAGCAGCCTGGCAGTTTTGAAACCGAAATTGAACAGTTTGCAGAGACCCTGAATGGCTGGGTTACAACAGATGATGCTTTGCAAGAACTTGTAGAACTCATCTATCAACAG gcCACATCTATCCCAAATTTCTCTTACATGGGAGCTCGCCTCTGTAATTACCTGTCCCATCATCTGACAATTAGCCCACAGAGTGGCAACTTTCGCCAGTTGCTGCTTCAGAG ATGTCGAACTGAATATGAAGTTAAAGATCAAGCTGCAAAAGGGGACGAAGTGACTCGGAAACGATTCCACGCGTTTGTCCTCTTCCTGGGAGAACTTTACCTTAACCTGGAG tTAATCCCAGAGACAGATTATACCTCCTTTAACTTTGAAGATTTAATTGTAAGCACCACTGAAAATACCCACGAATCCACCATCAAATGTACATCTTGCTGTCAGTGCATCTGCAAG atcAAGGGAACAAATGGACAGGTTACAAGAGCAGATATTCTTCAGGTTGGTCTTCGGGAGTTGCTGAATGCCCTCTTTTCTAATCCTATGGATGACAACTTAATTTGTGCGGTAAAATTACTGAAG TTGACAGGGTCAGTTTTGGAAGATGcctggaaggagaaaggaaagaatgataTGGAAGAAATTATTCAGAGAATTGAAAATGTTGTCCTAGATGCAAATTGCAGCAG AGATGTGAAACAGATGCTCTTGAAGCTTGTAGAACTCCGGTCAAGTAACTGGGGTAGAGTCCATGCAACTTCAACATACAGAGAAGCAACACCAGAAAATGATCCTAACTATTTTATG AATGAACCAACATTTTATACCTCTGATGGTGTTCCTTTCACCGCGGCTGATCCAG aTTACCAAGAGAAATATCAAGAGTTACTTGAAAGAGAAGACTTTTTTCCAGATTATGAAGAAAATGGGACAGATTTATCAGGGGCTGGTGATCC